The proteins below are encoded in one region of Acanthochromis polyacanthus isolate Apoly-LR-REF ecotype Palm Island chromosome 4, KAUST_Apoly_ChrSc, whole genome shotgun sequence:
- the alkal1 gene encoding ALK and LTK ligand 1 isoform X2, with the protein MAAPGGAFSAALRRSQDSGIDGEVMQVERKWHILLTIFFLLVTSGQCMDSKEVKQKERRTLLDLILQVIRDGQQRDKPVSRRCSSGLFSSAQDMKFSSHEKPFYAPRLDNSRLIEIVPRDANMKDKFIQHFGGQVKFSSECKTHFHRLYHNTRDCSRPAYYKRCARLLTRLAMSPLCMQS; encoded by the exons ATGGCTGCTCCTGGAGGCGCATTCTCTGCAGCGCTTAGGCGGTCACAAGACTCGGGCATCG ACGGTGAAGTCATGCAGGTGGAGAGGAAATGGCACATACTGTTGACCATCTTCTTTCTGCTCGTCACCTCGGGTCAGTGTATGGACAGCAAGGAGGTCAAGCAGAAAGAGAGACGGACGCTGTTGGATCTAATCTTGCAGGTGATCAGAGACGGCCAGCAGCGGGACAAACCCGTCTCCAGGCGCTGCAGCAGTGGACTCTTCAGCTCAGCCCAAGACATGAAGTTCTCCTCCCACGAAAAGCCTTTCTATGCCCCTAGGCTGGATAACAGTAGACTCATAG aaatTGTCCCTAGAGACGCAAACATGAAAGACAAATTCATTCAGCATTTTGGAG GACAAGTCAAGTTCTCGTCGGAGTGTAAAACACACTTTCACAGACTTTATCACAACACAAGGGACTGCTCTAGACCGGCGT aTTACAAAAGATGTGCGAGGTTGCTAACGCGACTAGCAATGAGTCCGCTCTGCATGCAGTCCTAG
- the alkal1 gene encoding ALK and LTK ligand 1 isoform X1 — protein MAAPGGAFSAALRRSQDSGIDGEVMQVERKWHILLTIFFLLVTSGQCMDSKEVKQKERRTLLDLILQVIRDGQQRDKPVSRRCSSGLFSSAQDMKFSSHEKPFYAPRLDNSRLIEIVPRDANMKDKFIQHFGAGQVKFSSECKTHFHRLYHNTRDCSRPAYYKRCARLLTRLAMSPLCMQS, from the exons ATGGCTGCTCCTGGAGGCGCATTCTCTGCAGCGCTTAGGCGGTCACAAGACTCGGGCATCG ACGGTGAAGTCATGCAGGTGGAGAGGAAATGGCACATACTGTTGACCATCTTCTTTCTGCTCGTCACCTCGGGTCAGTGTATGGACAGCAAGGAGGTCAAGCAGAAAGAGAGACGGACGCTGTTGGATCTAATCTTGCAGGTGATCAGAGACGGCCAGCAGCGGGACAAACCCGTCTCCAGGCGCTGCAGCAGTGGACTCTTCAGCTCAGCCCAAGACATGAAGTTCTCCTCCCACGAAAAGCCTTTCTATGCCCCTAGGCTGGATAACAGTAGACTCATAG aaatTGTCCCTAGAGACGCAAACATGAAAGACAAATTCATTCAGCATTTTGGAG CAGGACAAGTCAAGTTCTCGTCGGAGTGTAAAACACACTTTCACAGACTTTATCACAACACAAGGGACTGCTCTAGACCGGCGT aTTACAAAAGATGTGCGAGGTTGCTAACGCGACTAGCAATGAGTCCGCTCTGCATGCAGTCCTAG
- the alkal1 gene encoding ALK and LTK ligand 1 isoform X3, producing MQVERKWHILLTIFFLLVTSGQCMDSKEVKQKERRTLLDLILQVIRDGQQRDKPVSRRCSSGLFSSAQDMKFSSHEKPFYAPRLDNSRLIEIVPRDANMKDKFIQHFGAGQVKFSSECKTHFHRLYHNTRDCSRPAYYKRCARLLTRLAMSPLCMQS from the exons ATGCAGGTGGAGAGGAAATGGCACATACTGTTGACCATCTTCTTTCTGCTCGTCACCTCGGGTCAGTGTATGGACAGCAAGGAGGTCAAGCAGAAAGAGAGACGGACGCTGTTGGATCTAATCTTGCAGGTGATCAGAGACGGCCAGCAGCGGGACAAACCCGTCTCCAGGCGCTGCAGCAGTGGACTCTTCAGCTCAGCCCAAGACATGAAGTTCTCCTCCCACGAAAAGCCTTTCTATGCCCCTAGGCTGGATAACAGTAGACTCATAG aaatTGTCCCTAGAGACGCAAACATGAAAGACAAATTCATTCAGCATTTTGGAG CAGGACAAGTCAAGTTCTCGTCGGAGTGTAAAACACACTTTCACAGACTTTATCACAACACAAGGGACTGCTCTAGACCGGCGT aTTACAAAAGATGTGCGAGGTTGCTAACGCGACTAGCAATGAGTCCGCTCTGCATGCAGTCCTAG